The genomic DNA GAAGTTCCAGAACCCCTGCTTCGAGCCCGAACCGGTGCTCGCCATCGTCGCTCCTCCGCGGCGGGGCCGCCCGCCGGTCGAGGCTACGTTCGGCCCCGCGCCGGGCCGCGGCAAGGGCGCGCGCGGCCCTTCCTCCCGCCCCCGGGCGGCGCGGCCGGTGACGGCCGGACGCCGGGAACCCATATTCGACTCGGCCGGACCCGCGCCGGCCCGACCCGCCGGAGGGAGGGAGCATGAGCAGCACCGGGGTGCAGGGACCGATCGATCAGGCGGCCGCCCGGACGGGGGAGCCGCCGGTCACGAGCGGGCGACCGCACGTCTTCCGCCGGCGCTACCTGATCGACTGGCGGGCCCAGCTCGCGGGCAGCGTGCTGAGCATCCTGGTCGTGGTGGTGCTGCTGGTGATCGTCAACGTCGTGCTGTACCAACTCGGAACGGTGACGACGGCGGCGATCGCCGACCTCGCTCCCGACCTCGCGGCTTCCCTCCACCAGCGCGATCTCCTTCGCGTGAAGGTGACGCTCGGCTGCTCCATCGGCCTGCTGGCGGCTTTCGTCTTCCTTCGCATCGTGGAGACGCACAACATCCACGGGGCGGCCTACAACCTCGCCCGCCGCCTCCGCGAGCTTGCCGACGGGCGCCTCGACGTGAGCGCGCGCCTCCGGCGCAGCGATCAGCTCCACCCGCTGGCCGAGGCCTTCAACGAAGCCGTCGAGCGCCTGCGGCAGGACGCGGCCAACGAGATCGCACTCTTGGAGGAGTGCGCGGCGAGGGCGGCGGGCGACCCCGAGCTGAGCGCCACGCTGCGGGGTCTGGCCCGCAAGAAGCGCGAGGCGCTCGGCTGACGCGCGCCGCCGCGCTTCGGGGTATGCTCGCCCCGATGCGCGTTTCGCCCCAGGAGGGCTCCGGCGGCCGGCTCTGGCCGTACGTCGCCGCCACGGTCGTGGTGGCGGGACTCGCCGCCGTGTGGCTGGCTCGCGACCCGATCCTCTCCCGCCTGTCCCGACCCTACGTGGAACGGGCGAGGGCCGAGTGGGAAAAGGAGCGTGCCGCGGCCGCGCCGGAGGAGGAGGTGGCGGCGCCGGGCGGGGCGGGGGAGCTGCCGGGCGCGGACGTCTGGGAGCGCGTGACCGGGGCGCCGCCGGCATGGCCGGGCGACCTGCTCGCTCCGCCGGACTGCGCCGACCGGGAGGAGATCGACCGGGCGCTGTGCCGCGCCGTGGAGTCCGTCGGGACGCGGCACGGCGTGAGCTGCGGGTTTCTGGTGGAAGCGGCCGAAACGCTCGCCGCTTCCCCTCCCGAACTCTCCCGGGAACGGGCCTCGGCCGAAGGGCTGGCCGAAAACGCCACGCACCTGTTCCGGCGGCTGCGCCGCCGGCGGCTGGAGCCGATCCGGGCCCTGCTGGACGAAGACCCGGCGGCCGCCGAGCCGCTCGCGTTGCTGGCCTTCCGGCGGCTCCAGGCGCGGGAACACTGCGGGCCCCGCGGCGCCGAAACCGGGCGCGCGGCGTACGCCTACGCGAGCTTCGCGCTCGAGTCGCTCGGCGGTCAGGCCTACCTTCACCGCCGCTGGCCGCGGGTGGCGGCGCTCGCCTCCTTCTACGCGATCCTGATCGTCGACGAGGCGGAGCGGCAGGGAAGGAACAGCGAGGGGGTCGACCTGCGCCCCCACATCGCCCGCACCCGAGCGCTGCTCGAGCGCTTGCCGCTGACCTTCCGGGACCGGTACCTCGAGACCCTCGATCGGCTGGCCTCCCGTTGGCCGGGCGGCTCCTGACGCGCGGGGCGGTCCCCCGCCGGGGTAGAATTCGCCCATGAACGCACGAGCGGCGGGGCCGGCGCGGGACGGTTTTCGCGACGAGTGCGGGGTCGCCGCGGTGCACGGGCATCCGGAGGCGGCGCATCTCGTCTACCTCGCTCTCTATGCCCTCCAGCACCGGGGCCAGGAGTCGGCGGGGATCGCCGCGGCCGACGGGAAGAGGATCCGGCGGTTCGTCGGAATGGGACACGTCGCCGAGGTCTTCACTCCCGAGATCATGTCCGGGCTGACCGGGAACACCGCGATCGGACACGTCCGGTACGGGACGGCAGGCTGGTCGACGCTGGAGAACGCGCAGCCGCTGCGGATGCTCCACCGCCGCGGCCCGGTGGCGCTCGCCCACAACGGGAATCTGGTCAACGCGCTGACGCTGAGGACGGAGCTGGAGCGGGAGGGCTCGATCTTCCGCACCAACTCCGACACCGAGGTGATCTTCCACCTCGTCGCTCGCTCCCGGCAGGAGACGCTCGAGGACGCTCTGGCGGAGGCTCTCAACAAGGTTTCCGGCGCCTTCTCCCTCGTGGTGGCGGGGACCGACCGCGTGATCGCGGTGCGCGATCCGCACGGGTTCCGGCCGCTGTCCCTCGGCCGCCTCGACGGGGGAGCCCCGGTGATCGCTTCGGAAACCTGCGCGTTCGACCTGATCGGGGCGCGGTTCGAGCGCGACATCGCCCCCGGCGAGATGCTCCTCCTCGGGCCGAACGGGGAGGAGACCTCTTTCCAGCCGTTTCCGCGCACCGACCCGCACCCCTGCCTGTTCGAGTACGTCTACTTCGCGCGGCCCGACAGTTACGTCTTCGGCCGGCCGGTCGGGTCGGTGCGGCGGGCCCTGGGGGCGGAGCTGGCGCGCGAGCAGCCGGTCGAGGCGGACCTGGTCGTCCCCGTGCCCGACTCGGGAGTCCCGGCGGCGATCGGCTTCGCCCAGGAGTCGGGAGTCCCGTTCGATTTCGGCCTGGTGCGGAACCACTACGTCGGCCGGACCTTCATCGAGCCCGCCCAGTCGATCCGGCACTTCGGCGTGAAGGTGAAGCTGAATCCGGTCCGGGCGCTGATCGCCGGCCGCCGCGTGGTTCTCGTGGACGACAGCCTGGTGCGCGGCACGACCATGGCCAAGATCGTGCACATGGTCCGCCAGGCGGGGGCGCTCGAGGTCCACGTGCGCATCTCCTGTCCCCCGACCATCTCGCCCTGCTACTACGGGATCGACACGCCGACGCGGAAGGAGCTCATCGCCTCGTCCAAGAGTGTCGAGGAGATCCGGCGCTTCATCGGAGCCGACTCGCTCGGCTACCTCTCGCTGGAGGGGATGCGCCGCGCCGTCGGATCCGAGGAGGACGAGCACTGCGTGGCCTGCTGGACGGCCGACTACCCGGTGCCGATCGCGGACAGCGCCGAGATGAAGGACCGCATGAGGCTGATCGACGCGACGCTGGAGGAGCTGGGGGCCGGAATCAACCGGGAGCCGGAGAAGCGATGAGCGAGAGTGGGCGGCGGATGACTTACCGCGACGCGGGCGTCGACATCGACGCCCAGGACCGGGCGCTGGCGCGAATCCGGCGCCTGGTCGCCTCGACGCGGACGCCGGGCGTCCTCTCCGATCTGGGGACCTTCGGCGGGCTGTTCCGCGTGCCGGCGGATGTCGACGATCCGGTCCTGGTGGCCAGCACCGACGGGGTCGGCACGAAGCTGCTGGTGGCGGTCCGCGCCGGCAAGCACGACACGGTCGGAGAAGATCTCGTCAACCACTGCGTGAACGACATTCTCGTGATGGGCGCGACGCCCCTGTTCTTCCTCGACTACGTCGCCGTCGGGCGGCTCGACCCGGCCGTGCTGGAGCAGGTGGTGGAGGGGGTGGCCCGGGGATGCCGGCAGAACGGCTGCGCCCTCGTCGGCGGGGAGACGGCGGAGATGCCGGACGTCTACGCTCCGGGCCACTACGACCTGGCGGGCACCATCGTGGGGATCGCTCCGCGAGCCCGACTGCTCGACGGATCGAGGGTCGCCGCCGGCGACATCCTGATCGGACTTCCCTCGACCGGCCTCCACACCAACGGCTATTCGCTGGCCCGGCGGATCGTCTTCGAGCGCATGCGGCTCGATGTCGCCGACGAGCTGCCGGGGTGCGGCGTGAGCGTCGGGGAGGCGCTGCTCGCCGTGCATCGCAGCTACCTCCGTCCCCTGGAAGGGCTGCTCCGGGACGGCCTTCTCTCCGGTCTGTGCCATGTGACCGGAGGCGGAATTCCGGACAACCTCCGGCGCATCCTGCCCGCCGGAGCGCAGGCGAAGGTCCGGCTCGGTTCGTGGCCGGTGCCTCCGCTGTTCCGGACGCTCCAGAGGGCGGGGGAGGTCCCCGCGGAGGAGATGCTCCGGACGTTCAACATGGGCATCGGGATGATCGCCGCCGTGCCCCCGGCGGCGGTGGACGAGGTGTCCGCCCGTCTCTCGGCGGCGGGTGAGCGCTGGTACGAGATCGGGACGATCGCCGCCGACGAGCGGTCGGTGGTCTTCGAGGGAACGCTGCCGTGAAGCGCGTCGGTATCCTGATTTCGGGCCGCGGTTCGAACATGACCGCTCTGCTCGAGGCGATGCGAGCGGGAGAGGTCCCCGCGGAACCGGCGGTGGTCGTCTCGAACAAGGAAGACGCGCCGGGCATCGCCAAGGCCCGCTCCTACGGCGTGCCGGTCGAGGTCGTTCCCTCTTCCGCCTACCGAGGGCGCGGCCGGGAGGCGCACGACCGGGCGGTCGCGGAGGCGCTCGACGCTCACCGGGCGGAGATCGTCTGCCTGGCGGGCTACATGCGGGTCCTCACGCCGTGGTTCGTCGAGCGCTACGCCGGGCGGCTGCTGAACATCCACCCCTCGCTGCTGCCCGCCTTCCCGGGGCTCCACGCGCAACGCCAGGCGCTCGAGCACGGCGTCCGGATCGCCGGCTGCACCGTCCACTTCGTCGACGCGGAGGTCGATCACGGCCCGATCGTGGTCCAGGCGGCGGTTCCGGTGCTGCCCGGGGACGACGAGGAGACGCTCGCGGCGCGCATCCTCGAGCAGGAGCACCGGTGCTACCCGCTGGCGCTG from Acidobacteriota bacterium includes the following:
- a CDS encoding methyl-accepting chemotaxis protein: MSSTGVQGPIDQAAARTGEPPVTSGRPHVFRRRYLIDWRAQLAGSVLSILVVVVLLVIVNVVLYQLGTVTTAAIADLAPDLAASLHQRDLLRVKVTLGCSIGLLAAFVFLRIVETHNIHGAAYNLARRLRELADGRLDVSARLRRSDQLHPLAEAFNEAVERLRQDAANEIALLEECAARAAGDPELSATLRGLARKKREALG
- a CDS encoding amidophosphoribosyltransferase; this encodes MNARAAGPARDGFRDECGVAAVHGHPEAAHLVYLALYALQHRGQESAGIAAADGKRIRRFVGMGHVAEVFTPEIMSGLTGNTAIGHVRYGTAGWSTLENAQPLRMLHRRGPVALAHNGNLVNALTLRTELEREGSIFRTNSDTEVIFHLVARSRQETLEDALAEALNKVSGAFSLVVAGTDRVIAVRDPHGFRPLSLGRLDGGAPVIASETCAFDLIGARFERDIAPGEMLLLGPNGEETSFQPFPRTDPHPCLFEYVYFARPDSYVFGRPVGSVRRALGAELAREQPVEADLVVPVPDSGVPAAIGFAQESGVPFDFGLVRNHYVGRTFIEPAQSIRHFGVKVKLNPVRALIAGRRVVLVDDSLVRGTTMAKIVHMVRQAGALEVHVRISCPPTISPCYYGIDTPTRKELIASSKSVEEIRRFIGADSLGYLSLEGMRRAVGSEEDEHCVACWTADYPVPIADSAEMKDRMRLIDATLEELGAGINREPEKR
- a CDS encoding phosphoribosylformylglycinamidine cyclo-ligase, whose amino-acid sequence is MSESGRRMTYRDAGVDIDAQDRALARIRRLVASTRTPGVLSDLGTFGGLFRVPADVDDPVLVASTDGVGTKLLVAVRAGKHDTVGEDLVNHCVNDILVMGATPLFFLDYVAVGRLDPAVLEQVVEGVARGCRQNGCALVGGETAEMPDVYAPGHYDLAGTIVGIAPRARLLDGSRVAAGDILIGLPSTGLHTNGYSLARRIVFERMRLDVADELPGCGVSVGEALLAVHRSYLRPLEGLLRDGLLSGLCHVTGGGIPDNLRRILPAGAQAKVRLGSWPVPPLFRTLQRAGEVPAEEMLRTFNMGIGMIAAVPPAAVDEVSARLSAAGERWYEIGTIAADERSVVFEGTLP
- a CDS encoding phosphoribosylglycinamide formyltransferase, which codes for MTALLEAMRAGEVPAEPAVVVSNKEDAPGIAKARSYGVPVEVVPSSAYRGRGREAHDRAVAEALDAHRAEIVCLAGYMRVLTPWFVERYAGRLLNIHPSLLPAFPGLHAQRQALEHGVRIAGCTVHFVDAEVDHGPIVVQAAVPVLPGDDEETLAARILEQEHRCYPLALKLLCEERLRIEGRRVVVAGESPAEPRAIVSPAPSAE